A region from the Onthophagus taurus isolate NC chromosome 8, IU_Otau_3.0, whole genome shotgun sequence genome encodes:
- the LOC139431189 gene encoding uncharacterized protein, which yields MLTCDVCYKEFTRPDNLVRHQRTACIGKRRKVEEDQQGDVIVCEICDEHVTRQCYSSHLRSNKHKQKAFVIIDDGVEKIDSIFGDKICSFRVSDHERKYVDMKEFSNRIREKVISLIQSVRNVNGSLKVNTEIFGLYFINTKEEVEIKSFNTKNKIITVAVDLYQTYEDFMDEIMVKMSEFQERDSGWTLLEILYLEVNCNKFNPTRASSYIDLPTSIKGKRAVINVQNNDNKCFAWALMSALYQPTGLPQRISSYPDYRETELKFDCVTFPVPIRDIPKFEEENNISINVYGINSWYNGEKMVDDIVTVCICKQKRERHVNLLVVSDNFGNNHYCWIKNLSRLINTQSSTHEHQRYICEGCLQYFSTEDKLVRHQMDDCKKVKATVPSEQIKVNKFGHLEKENVLQFEGFEKKMKVPFVVYADFEAILKPLTPEEGKVYDDNKPYTARCFEHEPYAFAYYIKCAYDDNLSKFRIYRGRNAALEFIIRLEKDVIEIYKQHLRQTKDMIPLSCLDQFVHELSSVCHICDKPINKEEKVCDHDHLTGLYRGPAHSVCNINYKLPMFIPVFFHNLSNYDAHMFVKSIALNKEEVEVIAQNKEKYISFSKKIVVGETTDNKGKKRKVFMKIRFVDSFRFMASSLEKLVSYLDDKDCVEVKKKFKDSEEFRLMRQKGVFPYSFVDSFEKLEYSKLPDHTQFYDILSSSNISKEQYSRAQTVWNKFKCTTLGEYSDLYLTSDVLMLTDVFENFRTISLENYNLDPCHYYTAPGFGWDALLKMTGVKLELLSDIDMLHFFKKGIRGGLCMCVKRSAIANNKFLDDFNPEKPSSYILYLDATNLYGYAMSCKLPTGGFRWLSNQEIADIDVECLDDEHLGYVFEVDLEYPERLHNQHDDLPFCPENIIAPGSKHPKLIANLQNKSKYIIHYVNLRECVKKGLKLTKIHRALQFQQSPWMKPYIDFNSEKRMNATNEFGKNHYKQMNNIVYGKTMENVENRVDIRLVSHWENRYRRPGAEALIAKPTFKSSKIFCHNLAAIEMQKVEVKYNKPLYVGFSVLELSKAVIYNFFYNFLKEKYGENVLLLYTDTDSLILEIFTENVYQDIKENIEMFDTSNYKLNNRHNIPPGPPIVGKMKDEYPNTILTSFYGTGAKAYCINTLEGVVKRAKGVKKYVIDKNLSVSEYKRIIEDGGSVRKKMYVFRSSYHTMYTELKNKVALSAHDDKRYVMEDGCHTLAWGNYLIEDLRREDLLDNLLELLNVNMYG from the exons ATGTTGACCTGCGACGTGTGTTACAAAGAGTTTACTAGACCAGATAATCTTGTGAGACATCAACGCACAGCATGTATTGGGAAACGTCGAAAGGTGGAAGAGGATCAACAAGGAGATGTTATAGTGTGTGAAATATGTGATGAACACGTAACCAGACAATGTTATTCCTCACATCTGCGCAGCAACAAACATAAACAGAAAGCCTTCGTAATAATAGATGATGgtgtagaaaaaatagattcgatatttggagataaaatatgtAGTTTTAGAGTGAGCGATCATGAACGGAAGTACGTAGACATGAAGGAATTCAGTAACCGAATTAGAGAAAAAGTTATCAGTTTGATACAGTCCGTGAGGAATGTAAATGGTAGTTTAAAAGTGAATACGGAAATTTTTGGattgtatttcataaatacgaaggaagaagtggaaatcaaatcattcaacacaaaaaataaaattataacagtaGCCGTAGACTTGTACCAAACATACGAGGACTTTATGGACGAGATTATGGTGAAAATGTCGGAATTCCAAGAACGGGACTCAG GTTGGACCTTGTTGGAAATATTATATCTTGAAGTGAACTGTAACAAGTTTAATCCTACAAGAGCATCGAGCTACATCGACTTACCGACATCCATAAAAGGGAAGAGAGCGGTAATAAATGTGcaaaataacgataataagTGCTTTGCTTGGGCACTGATGTCCGCGCTGTACCAACCCACAGGTTTACCGCAAAGAATATCATCATACCCAGATTATAGGgaaacagaattaaagtttGACTGCGTAACATTCCCAGTACCCATCAGAGACATACCAAAATTtgaggaagaaaataacatttcaattAACGTCTATGGTATAAATTCTTGGTATAATGGAGAGAAAATGGTAGATGATATTGTaactgtatgtatatgtaaacaGAAACGGGAGCGTCATGTAAACTTATTAGTAGTCAGCGACAATTTCGGGAATAACCactattgttggataaaaaacttatctcgACTGATAAATACACAATCATCGACTCATGAACATCAAAGATATATTTGTGAGGGTTGTTTGCAATACTTTTCAACTGAAGACAAGTTGGTACGACATCAGATGGATGActgtaaaaaagtgaaagCAACAGTACCAAGCgaacaaataaaagtgaatAAGTTCGGACATctagaaaaggaaaatgttttacaatttgaaggatttgaaaaaaaaatgaaagttccGTTTGTGGTGTACGCCGATTTCGAGGCGATTCTGAAACCCTTAACGCCCGAAGAAGGAAAAGTTTACGATGATAATAAACCATATACGGCCCGATGTTTTGAACACGAACCATACGCGTTTGCGTACTACATTAAGTGTGCTTACGATGATAACTTATCGAAATTCCGAATATACCGAGGGCGAAACGCTGCTCtggaatttattataagattggagaaggatgtaatagagatctataaacaacatttgaggCAAACAAAGGATATGATACCGCTAAGCTGTCTGGACCAATTTGTACATGAACTGAGTTCCGTATGTCACATTTGTGATAAACcaataaacaaagaagagaAAGTGTGTGATCACGATCACTTGACAGGATTGTATAGGGGTCCTGCGCATTCCGTctgcaatataaattataaattaccgaTGTTTATCCCTGTGTTTTTCCACAACCTGTCGAATTACGATGCCCACATGTTTGTGAAAAGTATTGCCCTAAACAAGGAGGAagtagaggtgatagcacaaaacaaagaaaaatatatttctttttccaaaaaaatagttgtCGGAGAAACAACCGATAACAAGGGAAAGAAACGCAaagtgtttatgaaaataagattCGTCGACTCGTTTAGATTTATGGCGAGTTCTTTGGAAAAGTTGGTTTCATATTTGGATGATAAGGATTGTGtggaagtgaaaaaaaaattcaaagactCTGAAGAATTTAGATTGATGCGCCAGAAAGGTGTATTTCCATATTCGTTCGTAGATTCGTTTGAAAAGTTGGAGTATAGTAAATTGCCTGATCATACACAGTTTTACGACATATTGAGTTCAAGTAATATTTCAAAGGAACAATACTCTAGAGCACAGACTgtatggaataaatttaagtgtACAACGTTGGGAGAATACAGTGACCTGTATTTGACGTCAGATGTGTTAATGTTGACTGAcgtctttgaaaatttcaggaCAATATCTTTGGAGAATTACAATCTGGATCCTTGCCATTATTATACTGCGCCCGGGTTTGGGTGGGATGCTCTGTTAAAAATGAcaggtgtaaaattagaattgttaTCAGACATTGACAtgttacacttttttaagaaagGAATTAGAGGCGGTCTCTGTATGTGTGTAAAACGATCTGCAATAGCAAACAACAAGTTCCTTGACGATTTTAACCCGGAAAAACCATCATCATATATTCTATACTTGGATGCTACCAATTTGTATGGGTATGCAATGAGTTGTAAATTACCAACAGGCGGTTTTCGATGGTTGTCGAACCAAGAAATAGCAGATATAGATGTGGAGTGTTTAGATGATGAACACCTTGGTTATGTCTTTGAAGTGGATTTGGAGTATCCCGAAAGGTTACACAACCAGCATGATGATCTACCGTTTTGTCCCGAAAACATAATCGCTCCCGGATCGAAGCATCCTAAGTTGATTGCgaacttacaaaataaatcgaaatacatAATTCACTATGTAAACCTACGTGAATGTGTGAAAAAAGGTCTTAAGCTAACCAAAATACACCGTGCATTGCAATTTCAACAATCGCCGTGGATGAAACcatatatcgattttaactctgaGAAACGAATGAATGCTACGAATGAATTTgggaaaaatcattataaacaaatgaataatatcgTGTATGGGAAAACgatggaaaatgttgaaaatagagtCGATATACGATTAGTGTCACATTGGGAGAATCGTTACAGGAGACCCGGTGCAGAAGCTCTTATCGCAAAGCCGACTTTCAagtcatcgaaaattttctgccatAATTTGGCAGCCATTGAAATGCAGAAGGTGGAGGTCAAATATAACAAACCTCTGTATGTAGGGTTTAGCGTACTGGAATTGTCGAAAGCGgtcatttataactttttttataattttttaaaagagaaatatggtgaaaacgtattattgttatatacaGATACGGATTCGTTAATTCTCGAAATATTTACTGAGAATGTATACCaggatatcaaagaaaatatagagaTGTTCGATACCTCTAATTACAAGTTAAACAACAGACATAATATTCCTCCAGGGCCGCCGATAGTtggaaaaatgaaagatgagTACCCAAATACGATATTAACATCGTTTTATGGTACAGGAGCTAAAGCTTAttgtattaacactttggaaggAGTTGTCAAGCGTGCCAAGGGTGTGAAAAAGtatgttatcgataaaaacttAAGTGTTTCAGAATATAAACGGATTATCGAAGATGGAGGTTCTGTGCGAAAAAAGATGTATGTCTTTCGCTCCTCCTATCACACGATGTATACAGAACTAAAGAATAAAGTGGCGCTCTCTGCACATGACGATAAACGTTACGTGATGGAGGATGGATGTCATACGTTAGCTTGGGGAAACTATCTTATTGAAGATCTACGCAGGGAAGATCTTTTGGACAACTTATTGGAGTTGTTAAACGTAAACATGTATGGCTAG
- the LOC139431088 gene encoding uncharacterized protein — translation MLHLIGNSHARASDNTDGMTDPLVAVLPRNNDSTNVVESSLPSLPLYCSGNFDGLSRTMQDFTTDPPLYEQIMNELRSQPGNDNGAIVTTSPTLSSYGLTRISMEIREEGTYQEVVVPPEPATNQADVVQPLPDIVHTDVTSQAPAENQVLAAPSVPATEDVSQPSDRICVSPVFSSGPIRYTSRRIKKRVNLLSRGCVKQTTRPNPSPASQDSCRLLRNALAKPPRNTRRVPTLATVTRPATVVTSPPEVTIDIRDSPPTITTIPPQNVVFPPPLPIPTIPQRQNLPAVNTAHPDPWVDAFLHSTTNLASSLLSQEDFFILGLKPQLQTKVTTLEHHKRHFVNALNAVNQNPTVCFAASSNILNMYNTKINLYKSLLRLLPDNG, via the coding sequence ATGCTTCACTTAATTGGTAACAGCCACGCTCGTGCAAGCGATAATACCGATGGTATGACCGACCCACTGGTTGCCGTGCTGCCACGCAATAACGACAGTACGAATGTTGTTGAGTCAAGCCTACCGTCGTTACCATTATATTGCAGCGGCAACTTTGACGGTTTGAGTCGTACCATGCAGGATTTCACTACAGACCCACCACTGTACGAGCAAATAATGAATGAGCTCCGGTCACAGCCAGGGAACGACAATGGTGCGATTGTTACCACCAGTCCAACCTTGTCGTCCTACGGCTTAACTCGCATCAGTATGGAGATACGAGAAGAAGGAACATATCAGGAAGTTGTTGTGCCACCTGAACCTGCTACCAATCAGGCCGACGTGGTACAACCACTTCCAGATATTGTACATACGGATGTCACAAGTCAAGCACCTGCTGAAAACCAGGTGCTTGCGGCACCGTCTGTACCAGCGACGGAAGACGTATCCCAACCCTCCGATAGGATATGTGTTTCGCCTGTCTTCTCGAGTGGACCCATACGGTACACATCCCGCCGTATAAAAAAACGCGTCAACTTGTTGTCAAGGGGTTGCGTGAAACAAACTACCCGCCCAAACCCTTCTCCTGCTTCACAAGACTCCTGTAGATTGCTGCGAAACGCATTAGCCAAACCTCCCCGTAACACACGAAGAGTACCTACACTCGCTACAGTAACCAGACCTGCAACGGTGGTTACATCTCCACCAGAGGTGACCATCGACATCCGTGACAGCCCGCCAACTATCACAACTATCCCACCACAAAATGTGGTGTTCCCACCACCTTTACCTATCCCTACTATCCCGCAGAGGCAAAATCTTCCAGCTGTAAATACCGCACATCCCGACCCATGGGTTGATGCGTTTCTGCATTCAACAACCAACTTGGCAAGCAGTCTTTTGTCCCAAGAGGATTTTTTCATCTTGGGCTTGAAACCTCAATTGCAAACCAAAGTGACGACTTTGGAACATCATAAGCGCCACTTCGTGAACGCGTTGAATGCAGTAAACCAGAATCCCACCGTCTGCTTTGCTGCTTCTTCAAACATCCTTAACATGTACAACACCAAAATTAACCTGTATAAGTCCCTTCTCAGGCTGCTGCCTGACAACGGTtaa
- the LOC139431190 gene encoding uncharacterized protein translates to MESLNVTEKIKVDNSIVSYEYHSHQPFGSTSFGNNDEIRIGIPEIDNYTLPHESFLYVEGSVRKLDASGKATKDASATAKLINNPVAFMFSDIRYLINGVQIDGVRNVGLTSCMKGYFSYTPHDIIKLANAGWNMGEDLLGQVVPTSPVTDAIMDKNGNFGLSVPLKTLIGFAEDFKTIVMNVRQELVLIRNNDDNDVLVNTVEEPLQLKIDKVVWRMPHLAVGLREQLALTKIAGRNIDLQIPFRSWEVHEYPSLPQTTKHSWAVKTAPQLETPRFIIIGFQTKKKGKQLANMATFDNVKLTNLTVFLNGERYPYDNLNVDFDSNRVAVLYDMYTRFQKSYYGKEGEPLLTPKQFIENYPLIGIDCTYQAEALHKSGVEIRIEFTTKNPIPDGTTAYCLVLHDKAFQYSPLTKIVKQMT, encoded by the coding sequence ATGGAGTCCTTAAACGTCACagagaaaataaaagtagataaCTCGATTGTAAGTTACGAATATCATTCCCATCAACCGTTTGGTTCTACTAGCTTCGGTAACAATGATGAAATTCGTATAGGCATACCCGAAATAGACAATTACACATTGCCTcatgaaagttttttgtatgTGGAAGGGAGCGTACGTAAACTGGATGCGAGTGGTAAAGCAACAAAAGATGCTAGTGCAACtgcaaaattgataaataatcctGTAGCGTTTATGTTCAGTGATATTCGCTATCTTATAAATGGTGTTCAAATAGATGGAGTGAGAAACGTGGGGTTAACATCATGTATGAAAGGATACTTTTCGTATACCCCTCACGATATAATAAAGTTGGCGAACGCAGGTTGGAACATGGGCGAGGATCTGCTAGGTCAAGTGGTCCCAACATCCCCTGTAACGGATGCAATAAtggataaaaatggaaattttggaTTGAGTGTACCGCTAAAGACATTAATAGGGTTTGctgaagattttaaaacaattgtgATGAATGTGAGACAAGAGCTAGTGTTAATTCgtaataatgatgataatgatgTGCTTGTGAATACGGTAGAAGAACCGTTAcagttaaaaatcgataaagttgTGTGGAGAATGCCCCATCTAGCCGTAGGCTTACGAGAACAATTAGCTCTAACAAAAATAGCAGGACGAAATATTGATCTGCAAATACCTTTTCGCAGTTGGGAAGTACATGAATATCCTTCTTTACCTCAAACAACAAAGCATTCATGGGCTGTGAAAACAGCTCCGCAGTTGGAAACACctagatttataataattgggtttcaaacaaagaagaaaggaaaacAGTTGGCGAACATGGCAACCTTTGATAATGTAAAACTCACCAATTTGACGGTATTCCTAAACGGTGAACGCTACCCATACGATAATCTGAACGTGGACTTTGATAGTAATCGTGTCGCAGTGTTATATGACATGTATACACGCTTTCAAAAGTCCTACTATGGGAAGGAAGGAGAACCATTACTCACTccgaaacaatttattgaaaattatccactgATTGGAATTGATTGTACATATCAAGCAGAAGCGCTACACAAAAGTGGGGTAGAAATACGGATAGAATTTACGACAAAAAATCCGATTCCTGATGGTACCACAGCATACTGTTTAGTTTTACATGATAAGGCGTTTCAATATTCTCCACtaacaaaaatcgtcaaacAAATGACTTGA